Proteins from one Mesoplodon densirostris isolate mMesDen1 chromosome 1, mMesDen1 primary haplotype, whole genome shotgun sequence genomic window:
- the SYNPO2 gene encoding synaptopodin-2 isoform X1: MGTGDFICISMTGGAPWGFRLQGGKEQQQPLQVAKIRSQSKASGSGLCEGDEVVSINGSPCADLTHPEVVKLMESITDSLQMLVKRPSSGISETLNSETENKNHEHLIHEGYMESTTLQIRPATKSQYREFYIAQVKSGAPLAEDQASGAGFSGSIKEETGLAPHTSDSKSGRLPEEVILREKAEAGRPGTVVELQLSLSQERHKHTSAPVVALLGTEKSKPPDQDPNLQRDGIVHINSVPTNEKGEASLRSSKIIQISSGQELRVIQGSEAEDTGLPRVEVIFDCSDRQKTEGSRLQAGKGCVDSPVEGGQSEAPPSLVSFAVSSEGTEQGEDPRSERDHSRPHKHRARHARLRRSESLSEKQVKEAKSKCKSIALLLTDAPNPNSKGVLMFKKRRRRARKYTLVSYGTGELDREAEEEEEEGDKEDTCEVAFLGASESEVEEELLSDTDDNTQVVNFDWDSGLVDIEKKLNRGDKMEMLPDTTGKGALMFAKRRERMDQITAQKEEERVSGMPSREPDAAQMDGLRTMTSYQRKEEESVRVQSSVSKSYIEVSHGLGHVPQQNGFTGVSEAAEAQRMIPMNRTAKPFPGSVNQPATPFSPTRNMTSPIADFPAPPPYSAVTPPPETFSRAVSSPTAGPAQPPPWPQTGPWSQPAFYDSSERIASRDERIAVPAKRTGILQEAKRRSTTKPMFTFKEPKVSPNPELLSLLQNSEGKKGTGAGGDSGPEEDYLSLGAEACNFMQSPTAKQKTPPPVAPKPSVKSSSSQPVTPVSPVWSPGMAPAQPPAFPTSNPSHGTVVSSIKIAQPSYPPARPASALSLAGPFKGPQASVASLNYTPKPAAPTPTVNTAHTGAMGPSNELPGMSGKGAQLFAKRQSRMKKYVVDSDTVQAHAARAQSPTPSLPAGWKYSSNVRAPPPVAYNPIHSPSYPLAAVKSQPSAPQASKTSKKKGKKPLNALDVMKHQPYQLNASLFTFQPPDAKDGLPAKSSVKVSSPPAMKQAIPPRPVNAGSPTNVQASSVYSVPAYSSQPAFFAEATSPVSASPVPVAIPTSPKQESASTSYFVAPRPKFSAKRSGVTVQQSGRSLSLPGRPVPPTISTTSPWVYQPAYSYSSKPTDGLEEANKRLTPGEAAAKSSFGLLDDAFRPRNIQESIMANVVSAARRKVLPGSSEDWNERLSYVPQTQKANMGSFGRQEYNVAFLPNNSMPTNSQHDSQVPYAYYRQPSRNDSEIMSMETRSDYCVSVTNCNYNPHPRGWRRQT, encoded by the exons ATCCGAAGCCAGAGCAAAGCCTCCGGGTCTGGGCTCTGTGAGGGGGATGAAGTGGTTTCTATCAATGGCAGCCCTTGTGCAGACCTCACCCACCCAGAAGTCGTCAAACTCATGGAGAGCATAACAGACTCTCTCCAAATGCTCGTCAAAAG ACCATCCAGTGGAATAAGTGAGACTTTGAACTctgaaactgaaaacaaaaaccacGAGCATCTCATCCATGAAGGGTACATGGAAAGTACCACCCTACAGATTCGACCAGCCACAAAGAGCCAGTACAGGGAGTTCTACATCGCCCAGGTCAAGAGTGGAGCTCCCCTAGCTGAGGACCAAGCAAGTGGTGCTGGTTTTTCTGGGAGCATAAAAGAAGAAACAGGTCTGGCTCCACACACGTCTGACTCTAAAAGTGGACGCTTACCAGAGGAGGTTATCTTAAGGGAGAAGGCAGAAGCTGGGCGGCCAGGCACTGTGGTTGAGCTACAACTGTCCCTTTCACAAGAGAGACACAAGCACACTAGTGCCCCTGTAGTGGCTCTCCTGGGAACTGAAAAATCTAAGCCTCCTGACCAAGATCCTAATTTACAGCGTGACGGGATCGTCCACATAAATTCTGTCCCCACTAATGAGAAAGGGGAGGCTTCTCTGAGGTCCAGCAAGATAATCCAGATCTCCAGTGGCCAAGAGTTGAGAGTGATCCAGGGAAGTGAAGCAGAAGACACCGGGCTGCCCCGAGTGGAAGTGATCTTCGACTGCTCTGATAGGCAGAAGACGGAAGGGAGCAGGCTTCAGGCAGGAAAGGGGTGTGTGGATTCTCCAGTGGAAGGAGGGCAGTCAGAAGCACCTCCTTCTCTGGTATCCTTTGCAGTCTCATCAGAAGGCACAGAGCAGGGAGAAGATCCACGCTCAGAAAGGGATCACAGCAGACCTCACAAGCACAGAGCACGCCACGCAC GGCTCAGGAGGAGTGAAAGCCTATCAGAAAAGCAGGTGAAAGAAGCAAAATCTAAATGCAAAAGCATTGCCCTCCTTCTGACAGATGCCCCCAACCCCAACTCCAAGGGGGTGTTGATGTTTAAGAAGCGTCGTCGGAGGGCCAGGAAATACACCCTAGTCAGTTACGGGACTGGTGAACTTGATcgagaggcagaggaggaggaggaagaaggcgACAAAGAGGATACATGTGAAGTAGCATTTCTGGGTGCAAGCGAATCCGAGGTGGAGGAAGAGTTGTTGTCTGACACTGACGACAACACACAAGTTGTGAACTTTGACTGGGATTCTGGACTAGTGGACATTGAAAAGAAACTGAACAGAGGGGACAAGATGGAGATGTTGCCAGACACCACAGGCAAGGGGGCCCTCATGTTTGCtaagaggagggagagaatggATCAGATCACAGCCcaaaaagaggaggagagggtgAGTGGAATGCCAAGCAGAGAACCAGATGCTGCCCAGATGGATGGCCTGAGAACCATGACATCTTaccaaaggaaggaagaagaatcgGTGAGAGTGCAGAGCTCTGTGAGCAAAAGCTACATCGAGGTGAGCCATGGCCTTGGCCATGTGCCCCAACAGAATGGCTTCACTGGGGTGTCCGAGGCAGCAGAGGCTCAGAGGATGATCCCTATGAATAGAACGGCCAAACCCTTCCCGGGGTCCGTGAACCAGCCAGCAACCCCCTTCTCTCCAACGCGAAACATGACCAGTCCCATCGCTGACTTTCCTGCGCCTCCACCTTATTCTGCAGTTACACCCCCACCTGAGACCTTCTCCAGAGCAGTGTCAAGTCCGACAGCTGGCCCAGCACAGCCCCCTCCGTGGCCCCAGACTGGCCCATGGTCCCAGCCAGCCTTTTATGATTCATCTGAACGAATAGCTTCCCGGGATGAAAGGATCGCGGTGCCAGCAAAAAGAACAGGAATATTGCAGGAGGCCAAAAGGAGAAGCACGACAAAACCCATGTTCACTTTTAAAGAGCCCAAAGTAAGCCCAAATCCTGAACTCCTGTCCCTTCTTCAAAATTCGGAAGGCAAAAAGGGCACTGGGGCAGGAGGAGATTCCGGACCAGAAGAAGACTACCTCAGTTTAGGAGCAGAGGCTTGTAATTTCATGCAAAGCCCCACTGCAAAACAAAAGACCCCACCTCCTGTCGCTCCAAAGCCTTCTGTCAAGTCCTCATCCTCCCAACCAGTAACTCCAGTTTCTCCAGTCTGGTCGCCAGGAATGGCTCCAGCCCAACCTCCTGCCTTCCCCACATCCAACCCATCACATGGCACCGTTGTTTCCTCCATCAAAATAGCGCAGCCTTCTTACCCTCCTGCCCGGCCTGCTAGTGCTCTGAGCCTGGCTGGTCCCTTCAAAGGACCACAAGCATCGGTAGCCAGTCTGAACTACACTCCCAAACCAGCAGCTCCCACACCAACGGTAAACACTGCTCATACTGGAGCAATGGGACCATCCAATGAGCTTCCAGGAATGAGTGGGAAAGGAGCCCAGCTCTTTGCTAAAAGGCAGTCGAGGATGAAAAAGTATGTGGTAGATTCAGACACCGTGCAGGCCCATGCTGCCCGTGCTCAGTCTCCCACACCATCTCTCCCGGCTGGCTGGAAGTACTCCTCCAATGTCCGAGCACCTCCCCCTGTGGCCTACAATCCTATCCACTCCCCCTCCTACCCACTGGCTGCTGTCAAGTCCCAGCCATCAGCCCCACAGGCCTCCAAAACAAGCAAGAAAAAGGGCAAGAAACCCCTTAATGCTTTGGATGTCATGAAGCACCAACCTTATCAGCTAAATGCATCCTTGTTTACTTTCCAACCTCCAGACGCAAAGGATGGCCTCCCTGCAAAGTCATCAGTCAAGGTCAGTTCACCGCCAGCCATGAAGCAAGCTATTCCTCCTCGGCCAGTGAATGCTGGCTCGCCCACTAATGTGCAGGCCTCGTCTGTGTACTCAGTGCCAGCCTATAGCTCTCAGCCTGCGTTCTTTGCTGAGGCCACCTCACCAGTAAGCGCCTCCCCAGTGCCCGTGGCCATTCCCACCTCTCCAAAGCAAGAATCAGCCTCAACATCTTACTTTGTGGCACCAAGGCCGAAGTTCTCAGCAAAGAGAAGTGGTGTCACAGTTCAG cAGAGTGGacgctctctttctcttcctggaaGACCAGTCCCACCCACCATCTCTACAACATCTCCTTGGGTATACCAGCCTGCTTATAGCTACTCTAGCAAACCAACTGACGGGCTAGAGGAAGCAAACAAGAGACTAACTCCTGGGGAAGCAGCAGCCAAGTCTTCTTTTGGTTTACTGGATGATGCCTTCAGACCCAGAAACATTCAGGAATCTATTATGGCAAATGTGGTCTCAGCAGCTCGGAGGAAGGTGCTTCCAGGGTCGTCTGAGGATTGGAATGAAAGACTGTCTTATGTCCCTCAAACCCAGAAGGCCAATATGGGCTCATTTGGAAGGCAAGAGTATAATGTTGCATTCCTACCCAATAATAGTATGCCCACCAACTCCCAACATGATTCACAGGTGCCATATGCATATTATAGGCAGCCTTCCAGAAATGATTCTGAAATAATGTCCATGGAGACCAGGTCTGATTACTGTGTTTCAGTAACCAATTGCAACTATAACCCACACCCAAGGGGATGGAGACGCCAAACATGA
- the SYNPO2 gene encoding synaptopodin-2 isoform X2: MGTGDFICISMTGGAPWGFRLQGGKEQQQPLQVAKIRSQSKASGSGLCEGDEVVSINGSPCADLTHPEVVKLMESITDSLQMLVKRPSSGISETLNSETENKNHEHLIHEGYMESTTLQIRPATKSQYREFYIAQVKSGAPLAEDQASGAGFSGSIKEETGLAPHTSDSKSGRLPEEVILREKAEAGRPGTVVELQLSLSQERHKHTSAPVVALLGTEKSKPPDQDPNLQRDGIVHINSVPTNEKGEASLRSSKIIQISSGQELRVIQGSEAEDTGLPRVEVIFDCSDRQKTEGSRLQAGKGCVDSPVEGGQSEAPPSLVSFAVSSEGTEQGEDPRSERDHSRPHKHRARHARLRRSESLSEKQVKEAKSKCKSIALLLTDAPNPNSKGVLMFKKRRRRARKYTLVSYGTGELDREAEEEEEEGDKEDTCEVAFLGASESEVEEELLSDTDDNTQVVNFDWDSGLVDIEKKLNRGDKMEMLPDTTGKGALMFAKRRERMDQITAQKEEERVSGMPSREPDAAQMDGLRTMTSYQRKEEESVRVQSSVSKSYIEVSHGLGHVPQQNGFTGVSEAAEAQRMIPMNRTAKPFPGSVNQPATPFSPTRNMTSPIADFPAPPPYSAVTPPPETFSRAVSSPTAGPAQPPPWPQTGPWSQPAFYDSSERIASRDERIAVPAKRTGILQEAKRRSTTKPMFTFKEPKVSPNPELLSLLQNSEGKKGTGAGGDSGPEEDYLSLGAEACNFMQSPTAKQKTPPPVAPKPSVKSSSSQPVTPVSPVWSPGMAPAQPPAFPTSNPSHGTVVSSIKIAQPSYPPARPASALSLAGPFKGPQASVASLNYTPKPAAPTPTVNTAHTGAMGPSNELPGMSGKGAQLFAKRQSRMKKYVVDSDTVQAHAARAQSPTPSLPAGWKYSSNVRAPPPVAYNPIHSPSYPLAAVKSQPSAPQASKTSKKKGKKPLNALDVMKHQPYQLNASLFTFQPPDAKDGLPAKSSVKVSSPPAMKQAIPPRPVNAGSPTNVQASSVYSVPAYSSQPAFFAEATSPVSASPVPVAIPTSPKQESASTSYFVAPRPKFSAKRSGVTVQSGRSLSLPGRPVPPTISTTSPWVYQPAYSYSSKPTDGLEEANKRLTPGEAAAKSSFGLLDDAFRPRNIQESIMANVVSAARRKVLPGSSEDWNERLSYVPQTQKANMGSFGRQEYNVAFLPNNSMPTNSQHDSQVPYAYYRQPSRNDSEIMSMETRSDYCVSVTNCNYNPHPRGWRRQT, from the exons ATCCGAAGCCAGAGCAAAGCCTCCGGGTCTGGGCTCTGTGAGGGGGATGAAGTGGTTTCTATCAATGGCAGCCCTTGTGCAGACCTCACCCACCCAGAAGTCGTCAAACTCATGGAGAGCATAACAGACTCTCTCCAAATGCTCGTCAAAAG ACCATCCAGTGGAATAAGTGAGACTTTGAACTctgaaactgaaaacaaaaaccacGAGCATCTCATCCATGAAGGGTACATGGAAAGTACCACCCTACAGATTCGACCAGCCACAAAGAGCCAGTACAGGGAGTTCTACATCGCCCAGGTCAAGAGTGGAGCTCCCCTAGCTGAGGACCAAGCAAGTGGTGCTGGTTTTTCTGGGAGCATAAAAGAAGAAACAGGTCTGGCTCCACACACGTCTGACTCTAAAAGTGGACGCTTACCAGAGGAGGTTATCTTAAGGGAGAAGGCAGAAGCTGGGCGGCCAGGCACTGTGGTTGAGCTACAACTGTCCCTTTCACAAGAGAGACACAAGCACACTAGTGCCCCTGTAGTGGCTCTCCTGGGAACTGAAAAATCTAAGCCTCCTGACCAAGATCCTAATTTACAGCGTGACGGGATCGTCCACATAAATTCTGTCCCCACTAATGAGAAAGGGGAGGCTTCTCTGAGGTCCAGCAAGATAATCCAGATCTCCAGTGGCCAAGAGTTGAGAGTGATCCAGGGAAGTGAAGCAGAAGACACCGGGCTGCCCCGAGTGGAAGTGATCTTCGACTGCTCTGATAGGCAGAAGACGGAAGGGAGCAGGCTTCAGGCAGGAAAGGGGTGTGTGGATTCTCCAGTGGAAGGAGGGCAGTCAGAAGCACCTCCTTCTCTGGTATCCTTTGCAGTCTCATCAGAAGGCACAGAGCAGGGAGAAGATCCACGCTCAGAAAGGGATCACAGCAGACCTCACAAGCACAGAGCACGCCACGCAC GGCTCAGGAGGAGTGAAAGCCTATCAGAAAAGCAGGTGAAAGAAGCAAAATCTAAATGCAAAAGCATTGCCCTCCTTCTGACAGATGCCCCCAACCCCAACTCCAAGGGGGTGTTGATGTTTAAGAAGCGTCGTCGGAGGGCCAGGAAATACACCCTAGTCAGTTACGGGACTGGTGAACTTGATcgagaggcagaggaggaggaggaagaaggcgACAAAGAGGATACATGTGAAGTAGCATTTCTGGGTGCAAGCGAATCCGAGGTGGAGGAAGAGTTGTTGTCTGACACTGACGACAACACACAAGTTGTGAACTTTGACTGGGATTCTGGACTAGTGGACATTGAAAAGAAACTGAACAGAGGGGACAAGATGGAGATGTTGCCAGACACCACAGGCAAGGGGGCCCTCATGTTTGCtaagaggagggagagaatggATCAGATCACAGCCcaaaaagaggaggagagggtgAGTGGAATGCCAAGCAGAGAACCAGATGCTGCCCAGATGGATGGCCTGAGAACCATGACATCTTaccaaaggaaggaagaagaatcgGTGAGAGTGCAGAGCTCTGTGAGCAAAAGCTACATCGAGGTGAGCCATGGCCTTGGCCATGTGCCCCAACAGAATGGCTTCACTGGGGTGTCCGAGGCAGCAGAGGCTCAGAGGATGATCCCTATGAATAGAACGGCCAAACCCTTCCCGGGGTCCGTGAACCAGCCAGCAACCCCCTTCTCTCCAACGCGAAACATGACCAGTCCCATCGCTGACTTTCCTGCGCCTCCACCTTATTCTGCAGTTACACCCCCACCTGAGACCTTCTCCAGAGCAGTGTCAAGTCCGACAGCTGGCCCAGCACAGCCCCCTCCGTGGCCCCAGACTGGCCCATGGTCCCAGCCAGCCTTTTATGATTCATCTGAACGAATAGCTTCCCGGGATGAAAGGATCGCGGTGCCAGCAAAAAGAACAGGAATATTGCAGGAGGCCAAAAGGAGAAGCACGACAAAACCCATGTTCACTTTTAAAGAGCCCAAAGTAAGCCCAAATCCTGAACTCCTGTCCCTTCTTCAAAATTCGGAAGGCAAAAAGGGCACTGGGGCAGGAGGAGATTCCGGACCAGAAGAAGACTACCTCAGTTTAGGAGCAGAGGCTTGTAATTTCATGCAAAGCCCCACTGCAAAACAAAAGACCCCACCTCCTGTCGCTCCAAAGCCTTCTGTCAAGTCCTCATCCTCCCAACCAGTAACTCCAGTTTCTCCAGTCTGGTCGCCAGGAATGGCTCCAGCCCAACCTCCTGCCTTCCCCACATCCAACCCATCACATGGCACCGTTGTTTCCTCCATCAAAATAGCGCAGCCTTCTTACCCTCCTGCCCGGCCTGCTAGTGCTCTGAGCCTGGCTGGTCCCTTCAAAGGACCACAAGCATCGGTAGCCAGTCTGAACTACACTCCCAAACCAGCAGCTCCCACACCAACGGTAAACACTGCTCATACTGGAGCAATGGGACCATCCAATGAGCTTCCAGGAATGAGTGGGAAAGGAGCCCAGCTCTTTGCTAAAAGGCAGTCGAGGATGAAAAAGTATGTGGTAGATTCAGACACCGTGCAGGCCCATGCTGCCCGTGCTCAGTCTCCCACACCATCTCTCCCGGCTGGCTGGAAGTACTCCTCCAATGTCCGAGCACCTCCCCCTGTGGCCTACAATCCTATCCACTCCCCCTCCTACCCACTGGCTGCTGTCAAGTCCCAGCCATCAGCCCCACAGGCCTCCAAAACAAGCAAGAAAAAGGGCAAGAAACCCCTTAATGCTTTGGATGTCATGAAGCACCAACCTTATCAGCTAAATGCATCCTTGTTTACTTTCCAACCTCCAGACGCAAAGGATGGCCTCCCTGCAAAGTCATCAGTCAAGGTCAGTTCACCGCCAGCCATGAAGCAAGCTATTCCTCCTCGGCCAGTGAATGCTGGCTCGCCCACTAATGTGCAGGCCTCGTCTGTGTACTCAGTGCCAGCCTATAGCTCTCAGCCTGCGTTCTTTGCTGAGGCCACCTCACCAGTAAGCGCCTCCCCAGTGCCCGTGGCCATTCCCACCTCTCCAAAGCAAGAATCAGCCTCAACATCTTACTTTGTGGCACCAAGGCCGAAGTTCTCAGCAAAGAGAAGTGGTGTCACAGTTCAG AGTGGacgctctctttctcttcctggaaGACCAGTCCCACCCACCATCTCTACAACATCTCCTTGGGTATACCAGCCTGCTTATAGCTACTCTAGCAAACCAACTGACGGGCTAGAGGAAGCAAACAAGAGACTAACTCCTGGGGAAGCAGCAGCCAAGTCTTCTTTTGGTTTACTGGATGATGCCTTCAGACCCAGAAACATTCAGGAATCTATTATGGCAAATGTGGTCTCAGCAGCTCGGAGGAAGGTGCTTCCAGGGTCGTCTGAGGATTGGAATGAAAGACTGTCTTATGTCCCTCAAACCCAGAAGGCCAATATGGGCTCATTTGGAAGGCAAGAGTATAATGTTGCATTCCTACCCAATAATAGTATGCCCACCAACTCCCAACATGATTCACAGGTGCCATATGCATATTATAGGCAGCCTTCCAGAAATGATTCTGAAATAATGTCCATGGAGACCAGGTCTGATTACTGTGTTTCAGTAACCAATTGCAACTATAACCCACACCCAAGGGGATGGAGACGCCAAACATGA